A portion of the Mauremys reevesii isolate NIE-2019 linkage group 18, ASM1616193v1, whole genome shotgun sequence genome contains these proteins:
- the LOC120385884 gene encoding anomalous homeobox protein-like isoform X2 encodes MKRFMALLNKNKNKDPPQAKLLDLAGQLCHDLQSMSPSLEKLVEAMMGCKLQEYFLTNINVVRACVLVHIHRGQHDTACRLLECCRAKEKKELLQLWNEIHYHKVMEKHHIDSLTPVQKFRCRKRNPPPVSLCPEGIKNRNYPERVRQKLHRFAANVTMNPNKDQRESLAQDMNLQPSQVYNWFANYRRRQKTRLSRLEKLISSIDEEPSTHQARHQPDSGSCIPQAAEAFHAGVGSDQKEIITLGPCGPGWEHSAAVLDCSADGTFSKLLEPSFLQSSELQEMRSTKTSVTPLNTEEPAAFCTKTEHGLSLSSATMETRQTSSYTATSPCLENVVLCSCGSHPFQTEHLDARQPTPSAEGVSGASSQCPLWSPGTAVPLRLCLANPSAHQFPHPIWRKSRPWDTARG; translated from the exons ATGAAGCGGTTCATGGCGCtgcttaataaaaataaaaacaaggacCCTCCACAGGCCAAGCTGCTGGATCTAGCAGGACAACTCTGCCACGATCTTCAGAGCATGTCTCCCAGCCTGGAGAAGCTGGTTGAGGCAATGATGGGGTGCAAGCTTCAGGAATATTTCCTCACCAACATCAATGTAGTCCGAGCCTGTGTGCTTGTCCATATCCACAGAGGTCAGCATGACACAGCCTGCAGACTCCTGGAG TGTTGCAGGGCGAAGGAAAAGAAGGAGCTGCTGCAACTTTGGAATGAGATCCACTACCACAAAGTCATGGAGAAACACCACATAGATTCCTTGACACCGGTGCAGAAATTCCGGTGCAGGAAGAG GAATCCTCCACCAGTTTCCCTGTGTCCTGAAGGCATAAAGAATCGAAACTATCCAGAAAGAGTGCGCCAAAAGCTGCACAGATTTGCTGCAAACGTGACAATGAATCCAAACAAGGATCAGCGG GAGAGTTTGGCTCAGGATATGAACCTGCAGCCAAGTCAGGTCTATAACTGGTTTGCCAATTACCGTCGTCGTCAAAAAACGCGGCTCAGTCGGCTGGAAAAGCTCATCAGCTCAATCGATGAGGAGCCTTCAACTCACCAAGCAAGACATCAGCCTGATAGTGGATCCTGCATTCCACAAGCTGCAG AGGCATTTCATGCAGGCGTTGGCTCAGATCAGAAAGAGATTATTACCCTTGGGCCCTGTGGTCCTGGGTGGGAGCATTCAGCTGCGGTTCTGGACTGTTCTGCTGATGGGACCTTTTCAAAGTTGCTGGAACCCAG CTTTCTGCAGAGCAGTGAGTTACAGGAAATGAGGTCAACTAAAACTTCAGTGACCCCTCTCAACACTGAAGAGCCAGCAGCTTTCTGCACTAAGACTGAGCACGGACTAAGCCTTAGCTCTGCCACCATGGAGACCAGACAGACGTCAAGTTACACTGCCACTAGCCCCTGTCTGGAGAACGTTGTCCTGTGCTCCTGTGGCTCACATCCCTTCCAAACAGAACATCTGGACGCAAGGCAGCCAACTCCCAGTGCAGAAGGAGTCTCCGGCGCAAGCAGCCAGTGCCCCCTGTGGAGCCCTGGTACAGCAG TTCCCCTCAGGCTGTGCTTGGCAAATCCCAGTGCCCACCAGTTTCCACATCCCATCTGGAGGAAATCCAGGCCTTGGGACACAGCGAG GGGCTAG
- the LOC120385884 gene encoding anomalous homeobox protein-like isoform X1 has protein sequence MRLDWEGSVHLAAQTSDAVSLLHRRGVQRNVSMKRFMALLNKNKNKDPPQAKLLDLAGQLCHDLQSMSPSLEKLVEAMMGCKLQEYFLTNINVVRACVLVHIHRGQHDTACRLLECCRAKEKKELLQLWNEIHYHKVMEKHHIDSLTPVQKFRCRKRNPPPVSLCPEGIKNRNYPERVRQKLHRFAANVTMNPNKDQRESLAQDMNLQPSQVYNWFANYRRRQKTRLSRLEKLISSIDEEPSTHQARHQPDSGSCIPQAAEAFHAGVGSDQKEIITLGPCGPGWEHSAAVLDCSADGTFSKLLEPSFLQSSELQEMRSTKTSVTPLNTEEPAAFCTKTEHGLSLSSATMETRQTSSYTATSPCLENVVLCSCGSHPFQTEHLDARQPTPSAEGVSGASSQCPLWSPGTAVPLRLCLANPSAHQFPHPIWRKSRPWDTARG, from the exons ATGCGTCTTGATTGGGAGGGGAGTGTTCATCTAGCAGCTCAAACATCAGATGCTGTTTCTTTGTTGCATAGAAGAGGTGTCCAGAGGAATGTAAGCATGAAGCGGTTCATGGCGCtgcttaataaaaataaaaacaaggacCCTCCACAGGCCAAGCTGCTGGATCTAGCAGGACAACTCTGCCACGATCTTCAGAGCATGTCTCCCAGCCTGGAGAAGCTGGTTGAGGCAATGATGGGGTGCAAGCTTCAGGAATATTTCCTCACCAACATCAATGTAGTCCGAGCCTGTGTGCTTGTCCATATCCACAGAGGTCAGCATGACACAGCCTGCAGACTCCTGGAG TGTTGCAGGGCGAAGGAAAAGAAGGAGCTGCTGCAACTTTGGAATGAGATCCACTACCACAAAGTCATGGAGAAACACCACATAGATTCCTTGACACCGGTGCAGAAATTCCGGTGCAGGAAGAG GAATCCTCCACCAGTTTCCCTGTGTCCTGAAGGCATAAAGAATCGAAACTATCCAGAAAGAGTGCGCCAAAAGCTGCACAGATTTGCTGCAAACGTGACAATGAATCCAAACAAGGATCAGCGG GAGAGTTTGGCTCAGGATATGAACCTGCAGCCAAGTCAGGTCTATAACTGGTTTGCCAATTACCGTCGTCGTCAAAAAACGCGGCTCAGTCGGCTGGAAAAGCTCATCAGCTCAATCGATGAGGAGCCTTCAACTCACCAAGCAAGACATCAGCCTGATAGTGGATCCTGCATTCCACAAGCTGCAG AGGCATTTCATGCAGGCGTTGGCTCAGATCAGAAAGAGATTATTACCCTTGGGCCCTGTGGTCCTGGGTGGGAGCATTCAGCTGCGGTTCTGGACTGTTCTGCTGATGGGACCTTTTCAAAGTTGCTGGAACCCAG CTTTCTGCAGAGCAGTGAGTTACAGGAAATGAGGTCAACTAAAACTTCAGTGACCCCTCTCAACACTGAAGAGCCAGCAGCTTTCTGCACTAAGACTGAGCACGGACTAAGCCTTAGCTCTGCCACCATGGAGACCAGACAGACGTCAAGTTACACTGCCACTAGCCCCTGTCTGGAGAACGTTGTCCTGTGCTCCTGTGGCTCACATCCCTTCCAAACAGAACATCTGGACGCAAGGCAGCCAACTCCCAGTGCAGAAGGAGTCTCCGGCGCAAGCAGCCAGTGCCCCCTGTGGAGCCCTGGTACAGCAG TTCCCCTCAGGCTGTGCTTGGCAAATCCCAGTGCCCACCAGTTTCCACATCCCATCTGGAGGAAATCCAGGCCTTGGGACACAGCGAG GGGCTAG